A stretch of Deinococcota bacterium DNA encodes these proteins:
- a CDS encoding IS4 family transposase, which yields MYNSKANLLREKLQEGGWEMHGARLNFIARFVMALITVRTVSLARLASVLNAAVEIASNEKRIKRFFGPIVIEGDMLAGCVLAWLPKEHYLLTLDRTNWKLGGVDINILMVGVAYEGKVPCKSALRSGYAGMAYPLLWTVLPHAGNSDTQERLALIDRLLTLLSPERIEALVADREFIGEDCYGGLKARGIAFVMRLKSNTRIGSRGRYLSADRRYGHLKLGEPYASPRRCWVLGSRLFLAATRAPDGELVVVACTAQPELALSRYARRWDIETLFGALKRRGFNLEDTHLTQAERLSTLLALLALAFTWAYLLGTWLHEQKPLKLKKHGYAPKSLFRRGFELLCAAITAAPNEAKYPLELCLEVLSP from the coding sequence ATGTACAACTCAAAGGCTAACCTACTACGAGAGAAGCTACAAGAGGGCGGTTGGGAGATGCACGGAGCGAGGCTGAATTTCATCGCTCGTTTCGTAATGGCCTTGATCACGGTCAGAACAGTGAGTTTGGCGAGGCTGGCGAGTGTTCTCAACGCCGCTGTGGAGATTGCTTCAAACGAAAAGCGTATCAAGCGCTTTTTCGGCCCCATCGTCATCGAGGGCGACATGCTGGCTGGGTGCGTGTTGGCTTGGTTACCGAAAGAACACTACTTGCTCACTTTAGACCGCACGAACTGGAAGCTGGGAGGCGTCGATATCAATATCCTGATGGTAGGCGTAGCCTACGAGGGCAAAGTGCCCTGCAAAAGTGCCCTGCGGAGCGGGTACGCGGGTATGGCCTATCCTTTGCTGTGGACAGTGTTGCCGCATGCGGGCAACAGCGACACCCAGGAGCGTCTAGCACTGATCGACAGACTGCTCACGCTGCTAAGCCCAGAGCGGATCGAGGCCTTGGTAGCAGATCGTGAATTCATCGGGGAGGACTGCTACGGCGGACTCAAAGCACGAGGCATCGCCTTTGTCATGCGGCTCAAGAGTAATACGCGCATCGGTTCAAGAGGACGCTACCTCAGTGCCGACAGGCGCTATGGTCATCTCAAGCTCGGCGAGCCCTATGCCTCTCCGAGGCGCTGCTGGGTACTTGGATCCCGACTGTTTCTAGCCGCCACTCGCGCCCCTGATGGTGAACTGGTGGTCGTTGCCTGCACCGCACAACCCGAACTGGCCTTATCCCGTTACGCGCGGCGTTGGGACATAGAAACTCTTTTCGGCGCGCTAAAGCGCCGAGGCTTCAATCTTGAAGATACCCATCTCACCCAAGCTGAGCGCTTGAGCACGCTTCTAGCGCTACTGGCACTCGCCTTCACGTGGGCTTACCTGTTGGGGACATGGCTTCATGAGCAAAAACCTCTCAAGCTCAAAAAGCACGGCTATGCGCCAAAAAGCCTTTTCAGGCGCGGCTTCGAGTTACTATGCGCTGCCATTACTGCCGCTCCTAACGAAGCCAAGTACCCGCTGGAACTATGCCTTGAAGTTTTGTCCCCGTAG
- a CDS encoding type II toxin-antitoxin system RelE/ParE family toxin: protein MPQHWTVKDYEDEDGTDPVADFILSLTPAERGRVATRLQILRQEGLNARTEYIHKVRGKLWELRFPKSQNNPRILFCAVIGRRIILLHGFAKTGKATDKIPEREIATAERRMEAFLEREG, encoded by the coding sequence TTGCCACAGCACTGGACTGTTAAAGATTACGAAGACGAAGACGGTACTGACCCTGTGGCTGACTTTATCCTGTCCCTCACGCCAGCGGAACGAGGCCGCGTGGCGACTAGGTTGCAAATTTTGCGGCAAGAGGGGCTGAATGCTAGAACGGAGTACATACATAAGGTGCGGGGCAAGCTGTGGGAACTTCGTTTCCCGAAGTCTCAGAACAACCCGCGCATCCTGTTCTGTGCCGTCATCGGTAGGCGAATCATCTTGTTGCACGGTTTCGCCAAGACCGGCAAAGCAACCGACAAGATACCCGAGCGCGAGATAGCGACGGCTGAAAGACGCATGGAAGCGTTCCTAGAAAGGGAAGGATGA
- a CDS encoding type II toxin-antitoxin system Phd/YefM family antitoxin yields MNTLELQPSFIERDGEREYAVLPYDEYLELQALIEDAQDLLTLRQAKQEDDGERVPLAEVEDDDVLDLGAVKAYYDSLEKAP; encoded by the coding sequence ATGAATACGTTAGAGTTGCAGCCATCGTTTATCGAGCGGGACGGCGAGCGAGAGTACGCAGTGCTGCCCTATGATGAGTACCTCGAGCTTCAAGCGCTGATTGAGGACGCGCAGGACCTTTTAACGTTGCGGCAAGCCAAACAAGAGGATGATGGCGAACGTGTTCCGCTCGCTGAGGTTGAAGACGACGACGTGCTGGACTTAGGGGCAGTGAAGGCTTACTACGACTCGCTCGAGAAAGCGCCGTGA